Proteins encoded together in one Catenulispora sp. EB89 window:
- a CDS encoding transporter substrate-binding domain-containing protein has product MTGKTLRFAVPIFTVALLASACSSSASGSKTPSAPAAAGSTVVQVGALSNGAATETDLTVAQQDSIRAELPAAIRDGGTLKIAIGALPAGSAPLAFVGSDQKTLTGSEPDLGRLVAAVLGLKPTLDNATWDNMFVGIDSGKDAVGFSNITDTEQRKQKYDFASYRDDNLGFETLKSSTWTFGGDYHTLAGKTVAVSSGTNQEKILLEWQTKLRSEGKDVSIKYYPDANGVSLALASGKIDIFLGPNPEVAYDVTAKAKTPNPVRIAGEYSGAGATLQGLIAATTKKDSGLAKPIADAINYLIQNGDYGKWLAAWNLSSEAVPTSLVNPPGLPASNS; this is encoded by the coding sequence ATGACTGGCAAGACACTGAGATTCGCCGTGCCGATATTCACTGTGGCCCTGCTGGCGTCCGCGTGCTCCAGCAGTGCTTCGGGCTCGAAGACCCCGAGCGCGCCGGCCGCTGCCGGGTCGACGGTCGTCCAGGTCGGTGCGTTGTCCAACGGCGCCGCCACCGAGACCGATCTGACCGTCGCGCAGCAGGACTCGATCCGTGCCGAGCTGCCGGCGGCGATCCGCGACGGCGGGACGCTCAAGATCGCCATCGGGGCGCTGCCGGCCGGATCGGCGCCGCTGGCGTTCGTCGGCAGCGACCAGAAGACCCTCACCGGCTCCGAGCCGGACCTGGGACGGCTCGTCGCCGCAGTGCTCGGACTCAAGCCGACTCTGGACAACGCCACCTGGGACAACATGTTCGTGGGGATCGACAGCGGCAAGGACGCGGTCGGGTTCTCCAACATCACCGACACCGAGCAGCGCAAGCAGAAGTACGACTTCGCCAGCTACCGCGACGACAACCTCGGGTTCGAGACGTTGAAGTCGAGCACGTGGACGTTCGGCGGCGACTACCACACGCTGGCCGGCAAGACGGTCGCGGTCTCCTCCGGGACCAACCAGGAGAAGATCCTGCTGGAGTGGCAGACCAAGCTGCGCTCCGAGGGCAAGGACGTGTCCATCAAGTACTACCCGGACGCCAACGGGGTGTCGCTGGCGTTGGCGTCGGGGAAGATCGACATCTTCCTCGGGCCGAACCCCGAGGTCGCGTACGACGTGACGGCGAAGGCGAAGACGCCGAACCCGGTGCGGATCGCCGGCGAGTACTCGGGGGCCGGGGCGACGTTGCAGGGGCTGATCGCGGCGACCACGAAGAAGGACAGCGGGCTGGCCAAGCCGATCGCCGACGCCATCAACTATCTGATTCAGAACGGCGACTACGGCAAGTGGCTGGCGGCGTGGAACCTCAGCAGCGAGGCGGTGCCGACGTCGCTGGTGAACCCGCCCGGCCTGCCGGCCAGCAACTCCTGA
- a CDS encoding LLM class flavin-dependent oxidoreductase codes for MSFHWFLPTGGDARQLSSSVHGAGIGGASGPLPVSDGSDRSDTAPGSAPAGTRPATLAYLTQLARAADDLGFDGVLTPTGAHCEDAWIVTAALIAATRRLRFLVAFRPGLVSPVLAAQMAATFQRLSEGRLLLNVVTGGSDAEQRGYGDVLDHDQRYERAEEFLDVVRSAWSGKPFDYLGGYHEIRGGHLREPPVPTPRVYFGGSSDPALDVAAKHADTYLTWGEPVAQVAEKVERVRERAAKLGRELRFGLRIHVLSRDTSEEAWRAADKLIAGLDDATVAAGQQRLGALESEGQRRMLALHGGDRSRLLVAPNLWAGIGLVRGGAGTALVGSHEEVAERIQEYRDAGIEEFVLSGYPHLEEAYTFAECVRPLL; via the coding sequence ATGAGTTTCCACTGGTTCCTGCCGACCGGCGGCGATGCCCGGCAGCTGAGCTCGTCCGTGCACGGCGCGGGGATCGGCGGCGCTTCGGGGCCGCTGCCGGTCTCCGATGGCTCCGACCGTTCCGACACTGCTCCTGGCTCCGCTCCGGCCGGCACGCGTCCGGCGACCTTGGCGTATCTGACACAGCTCGCGCGGGCCGCCGACGATCTCGGGTTCGACGGCGTCCTCACCCCGACCGGGGCGCACTGTGAGGACGCGTGGATCGTCACCGCCGCATTGATCGCCGCGACCCGGCGGCTGCGGTTCCTGGTGGCGTTCCGGCCGGGGCTGGTGAGCCCGGTGCTGGCGGCGCAGATGGCGGCGACGTTCCAGCGGCTGTCCGAGGGGCGGCTGCTGCTGAACGTCGTCACCGGCGGCAGCGACGCGGAGCAGCGCGGGTACGGCGACGTGCTGGACCACGACCAGCGCTACGAGCGGGCCGAGGAGTTCCTGGACGTCGTGCGCTCGGCGTGGTCCGGCAAGCCGTTCGACTACCTCGGCGGCTACCACGAGATCCGCGGCGGCCACCTGCGCGAGCCACCGGTGCCGACACCGCGCGTCTACTTCGGCGGCTCGTCGGACCCGGCGCTGGACGTCGCTGCCAAGCACGCGGACACGTACCTGACGTGGGGCGAGCCGGTGGCGCAGGTGGCCGAGAAGGTGGAGCGGGTGCGTGAGCGCGCGGCGAAGCTCGGACGGGAGCTCCGCTTCGGGCTGCGGATCCACGTCCTGAGCCGGGACACGTCCGAGGAGGCGTGGCGCGCCGCCGACAAGCTCATCGCCGGACTCGACGACGCGACGGTCGCCGCCGGCCAGCAGCGCCTGGGCGCACTGGAGTCGGAGGGCCAGCGCCGCATGCTGGCCCTGCACGGCGGCGACCGCTCGCGGCTGCTGGTGGCGCCGAACCTGTGGGCCGGGATCGGACTGGTGCGCGGCGGCGCGGGGACGGCGCTGGTCGGGAGCCACGAGGAAGTGGCCGAACGGATTCAGGAGTACCGGGACGCGGGGATCGAGGAGTTCGTGTTGTCCGGGTATCCGCACTTGGAGGAGGCTTACACATTCGCGGAGTGCGTGCGGCCGCTTTTGTGA
- a CDS encoding transporter substrate-binding domain-containing protein produces MAAATVLLATACGSTSKPVAGGPVAAEGSTSASLPTQDVVSGVQTDPALKAELPASIASRGTLLLGTTQPTGLSGLPHDGVDAAGKEVGLDVDLRNAIAKKLGVTWDTQYGTFQTIIPGTQNGKFDVGWGNFGVTKAREKIVDFATYLTDGQAFLGASSVSADKISTLADLCGYTVATSPGSTFQQILTNGASQCSAAGKKPYQVQYFSDSAPIFLGLANGKIDVLFGPTLSVKYDALHVPNTKFLGQISTTPVGVVTAKGSPLTKPLSDAVNALIADGSYAKIFAKWGVPDTEVKSSQINPDPGF; encoded by the coding sequence TTGGCGGCAGCCACTGTCCTGCTCGCCACGGCCTGCGGCTCGACCTCCAAGCCGGTCGCCGGCGGGCCGGTCGCGGCCGAGGGCAGCACTTCGGCCTCGCTCCCGACCCAGGACGTGGTCTCCGGCGTGCAGACCGACCCCGCGCTGAAGGCCGAACTGCCGGCGTCCATCGCCTCTCGCGGCACGCTGCTGCTGGGGACCACGCAGCCCACCGGCCTGTCCGGGCTGCCGCACGACGGCGTGGACGCCGCCGGCAAGGAGGTCGGCCTGGACGTCGACCTGCGCAACGCCATCGCCAAGAAGCTCGGCGTCACCTGGGACACCCAGTACGGCACGTTCCAGACCATCATCCCGGGCACCCAGAACGGCAAGTTCGACGTCGGCTGGGGCAACTTCGGCGTCACCAAGGCGCGCGAGAAGATCGTCGACTTCGCCACCTACCTCACCGACGGCCAGGCGTTCCTCGGCGCGTCGAGCGTGTCCGCGGACAAGATCAGCACGCTGGCTGACCTGTGCGGCTACACCGTCGCGACCAGTCCCGGCTCGACGTTCCAGCAGATCCTCACCAACGGTGCGTCGCAGTGCTCTGCGGCCGGCAAGAAGCCATACCAGGTGCAGTACTTCTCCGACAGCGCCCCGATCTTCCTGGGCCTGGCCAACGGGAAGATCGACGTGCTGTTCGGCCCGACGCTGAGCGTGAAGTACGACGCGCTGCACGTGCCGAACACGAAGTTCCTCGGCCAGATCAGCACCACGCCGGTCGGCGTGGTCACGGCCAAGGGCTCGCCGCTGACCAAGCCGCTGTCCGACGCGGTGAACGCGCTGATCGCCGACGGCAGCTACGCGAAGATCTTCGCCAAGTGGGGAGTCCCCGACACCGAGGTGAAGTCCTCGCAGATCAACCCGGATCCGGGCTTCTGA
- a CDS encoding amino acid ABC transporter ATP-binding protein, with protein MSALAAAVEVRGASKSFGAHKVLDDVDLTVCPGHVTVIIGPSGAGKSTLLRVINHLEKLDAGHVSVNGVLIGVRQHGTRLKELSERAILAQRADIGFVFQSFNLFPHLTAVENVAAAPVATGRATKAEARERALELLASVGLAEKADAYPSQLSGGQQQRVAIARALALRPGVVLFDEPTSALDPELVGEVLAAMKDLAGTGTTLIVVTHEIGFAREAADRVVFMDGGRIVEEGSPEEVLDRPRHPRTREFLSKVL; from the coding sequence ATGAGCGCGCTCGCCGCCGCGGTGGAGGTCCGCGGAGCCAGCAAGTCGTTCGGCGCGCACAAGGTGCTCGACGACGTCGACCTGACGGTGTGCCCGGGGCACGTCACGGTCATCATCGGCCCTTCCGGGGCGGGGAAGTCGACGCTGCTGCGGGTCATCAACCACCTGGAGAAGCTGGACGCCGGACACGTGTCGGTGAACGGCGTCCTGATCGGGGTGCGGCAGCACGGGACCCGGCTGAAGGAGCTCAGCGAGCGCGCGATCCTGGCTCAGCGGGCCGACATCGGGTTCGTGTTCCAGAGTTTCAACCTGTTCCCGCATCTGACGGCGGTGGAGAACGTCGCCGCGGCCCCGGTGGCGACCGGCCGGGCGACGAAGGCGGAGGCCCGGGAGCGGGCGCTGGAGCTGCTGGCGTCGGTGGGGCTGGCCGAGAAGGCCGATGCCTATCCGTCGCAGTTGTCGGGCGGCCAGCAGCAGCGCGTCGCGATCGCGCGGGCGCTGGCGCTGCGGCCCGGGGTGGTCCTGTTCGACGAGCCGACCTCGGCGCTGGACCCGGAGCTGGTCGGCGAGGTGCTGGCCGCGATGAAGGATCTGGCCGGGACCGGGACGACGCTGATCGTGGTCACGCACGAGATCGGGTTCGCGCGGGAGGCCGCGGACCGGGTCGTGTTCATGGACGGCGGCCGGATCGTCGAGGAGGGGTCGCCGGAGGAAGTGCTGGACCGGCCCCGGCACCCGCGGACTCGTGAGTTTTTGAGCAAGGTCCTTTAA
- a CDS encoding amino acid ABC transporter permease: MSISAEPAEGVGIADRPHLELSTQRVIPLRHPGRWIATIAVLVLAAQFVHGLATNPFYQWGRFGYWFARPVILRGLWVTLEVTALSAVLGLLCGVVLALARLSRNPVLRTISWVYIWLFRSVPLIVVLLILFNFSALYKTLSLGVPFGPSFFRFDENKLATELVVATIGLSLNEAAYAAEVVRGGILSVGRGQREAAAALGLPRWYQFRRIVLPQALRAIVPAYVNQLIGLIKGTSLVFYVSLLDLFGQVQTMSSTYPGDVVPLLLVATAWYVILTSLVSVAQYWIERRLRAGER, encoded by the coding sequence ATGAGCATCTCCGCGGAGCCCGCTGAGGGCGTCGGGATCGCCGACAGACCGCACCTGGAACTGAGCACGCAGCGCGTGATCCCGCTGCGTCACCCGGGCCGGTGGATCGCCACCATCGCAGTGCTCGTACTGGCCGCGCAGTTCGTCCACGGCCTGGCGACCAACCCCTTCTACCAGTGGGGCCGGTTCGGCTACTGGTTCGCGCGGCCGGTCATCCTGCGCGGCCTGTGGGTCACGCTGGAGGTCACCGCGTTGTCGGCGGTGCTCGGGCTGCTCTGCGGCGTGGTGCTGGCGCTGGCGCGGCTGTCGCGCAACCCGGTGCTGCGGACGATCAGCTGGGTCTACATCTGGTTGTTCCGCTCGGTGCCGCTGATCGTGGTGCTGCTGATCCTGTTCAACTTCAGCGCCCTCTACAAGACCCTGAGTCTGGGCGTGCCGTTCGGCCCGAGCTTCTTCCGCTTCGACGAGAACAAGCTGGCCACCGAGCTCGTGGTGGCGACGATCGGGCTGAGCCTGAACGAGGCCGCCTACGCCGCCGAGGTGGTGCGCGGCGGGATCCTGTCGGTGGGGCGCGGGCAGCGGGAGGCCGCCGCGGCGCTCGGGCTGCCGCGCTGGTACCAGTTCCGGCGGATCGTGCTGCCGCAGGCGCTGCGGGCGATCGTGCCGGCGTATGTCAACCAGCTGATCGGGCTGATCAAGGGCACGTCGCTGGTGTTCTACGTCTCGCTGCTGGATCTGTTCGGGCAGGTGCAGACCATGAGCAGCACGTATCCCGGCGACGTAGTGCCGCTGCTGCTGGTGGCCACGGCCTGGTACGTGATCCTGACCAGCCTGGTGTCGGTGGCGCAGTACTGGATCGAGCGGCGGCTGCGGGCGGGGGAGCGATGA